The proteins below are encoded in one region of Paenibacillus sp. YYML68:
- a CDS encoding nucleoside-diphosphate sugar epimerase has translation MQQKVTEILAHMATSQQEIANILEAKRQVAVRMAQQVHDIPPEQPAFEDVETLTYNAMNVSKSIAAYLNGLSDLSDALADNLAYVLKELETPSDEE, from the coding sequence ATGCAGCAGAAGGTTACGGAAATATTGGCGCATATGGCCACTTCCCAGCAGGAGATCGCCAATATATTAGAAGCGAAGCGTCAGGTTGCGGTACGCATGGCACAGCAGGTGCACGATATTCCGCCGGAGCAGCCGGCCTTCGAGGATGTCGAGACGCTGACGTATAACGCGATGAACGTGTCGAAGAGCATTGCCGCTTACTTGAACGGATTGTCCGACTTATCCGATGCGCTTGCCGATAATTTGGCTTACGTGCTGAAGGAGCTGGAGACGCCTTCGGATGAGGAATAG
- a CDS encoding ketoacyl-ACP synthase III, giving the protein MTAIGSYTPERRLTNAGLEGMVETSDEWIVQRTGIRERRIAAPEQFTSHLAIEAVRALQERYPVELADVDAILVCTSTPDFSFPSTACLVQAHFGIRAPLAMDLAAACAGFVHGLQVADSLIASGANRRVLVIGAEALSKIADYTDRTTCILFGDAAAAVLLERDDAPDAEPAFLARSAGSDGTGGGHLYRSCTANALNGLALRDDGKLVQNGREVYRFAVQTVPIGVAELLEQAGLSASDVSWFVPHSANLRIIESVCEKTGIPLAKTLHTIEQYGNTSAATIPLALDYAIRDGLLRKDDVLVLFGFGGGFTYSGLVMKWKPL; this is encoded by the coding sequence ATGACTGCGATCGGCAGCTACACGCCGGAGCGAAGGCTGACCAATGCTGGTCTGGAGGGCATGGTGGAGACGAGCGACGAGTGGATCGTGCAGCGCACTGGCATTCGTGAGCGACGTATCGCGGCACCTGAGCAATTCACGAGCCATCTGGCGATTGAAGCGGTGCGAGCGTTGCAGGAGCGGTATCCTGTTGAGCTGGCGGATGTGGATGCCATTCTCGTCTGCACGAGCACGCCTGATTTCTCATTCCCCTCGACAGCATGTCTCGTTCAGGCACACTTCGGTATTCGGGCACCTCTTGCCATGGACCTCGCCGCCGCCTGCGCCGGGTTCGTGCACGGCCTGCAGGTCGCGGACAGCTTGATCGCCTCGGGCGCGAACCGGAGGGTGCTCGTCATCGGGGCGGAGGCGCTGTCCAAGATCGCAGACTATACAGACCGCACCACGTGCATCCTGTTCGGCGATGCGGCGGCGGCTGTCCTGCTGGAGCGCGATGATGCGCCTGACGCGGAGCCGGCCTTCCTTGCACGCAGCGCAGGCAGCGACGGCACCGGCGGCGGTCATCTGTACCGCTCCTGCACAGCGAACGCGCTGAACGGACTTGCACTGCGTGACGACGGCAAGCTCGTCCAGAACGGACGCGAGGTGTATCGCTTCGCCGTTCAGACCGTGCCGATCGGCGTCGCCGAGCTGCTGGAGCAGGCGGGCTTGTCCGCCTCAGATGTCAGCTGGTTCGTGCCGCACAGCGCGAACCTCCGCATCATCGAATCCGTCTGCGAGAAGACAGGGATTCCGCTCGCGAAGACGCTCCATACGATCGAGCAGTACGGCAATACGTCGGCGGCGACCATTCCGCTCGCGCTTGATTACGCAATACGGGACGGTCTGCTGCGCAAGGACGACGTACTCGTGCTCTTCGGCTTCGGAGGCGGCTTCACCTACAGCGGCCTCGTCATGAAGTGGAAGCCATTGTAG
- a CDS encoding glycosyltransferase family A protein, with protein MEHEGNHMQLNSRPSVKRRLVQKAAASPSDSGKAVATSAARTGGSARKGVGARKGGGARKGGGARTGGSARTCGGARTGGGARKGVGARKGGGARKGGGARTGAGARTGGSARTGAGARKRAAKPLLYARHTAPRGPRTSRRSAMQLLGRRLGAEDAPMLGAAPDLRAAINRRWAERVEEHRLLESSWRSYHEASAGYAAAVFKALGRSDPGWVLLPVKSSVGIIVTAMNEESTITRVLHQLGRLTADALYVIVNGSTDRTFQAARQFPGAVVLSYPEPLGHDVGRAIGARLVGTDIMLFVDGDIPIAAERLVPFIRAIATGMDVALNDITPFLGTFKQRDQVTHMKQMLNWSLGRRDLEANSMTAIPHALSRKAVETIGAELLAVPPKAQASALLQGLAVGVAGSVNVIRRNKRRANNSGRMNQVAELIIGDHVEALKLAGDRLGERLRYEDSIRRRDAAGGGEA; from the coding sequence ATGGAGCATGAAGGGAACCATATGCAGCTGAATAGCAGACCGAGCGTGAAGCGGCGGTTGGTCCAAAAGGCTGCCGCCTCGCCTTCCGATAGCGGCAAGGCGGTGGCGACCAGTGCTGCGCGCACGGGCGGCAGCGCGCGCAAGGGCGTTGGCGCGCGCAAGGGCGGCGGCGCGCGCAAGGGCGGTGGCGCGCGCACGGGCGGTAGCGCGCGCACGTGCGGTGGCGCGCGCACGGGCGGCGGCGCGCGCAAGGGCGTAGGCGCGCGCAAGGGCGGCGGCGCGCGCAAGGGCGGTGGCGCGCGCACAGGCGCAGGCGCGCGCACGGGCGGCAGCGCGCGCACAGGCGCAGGCGCGCGCAAGCGCGCGGCGAAGCCGCTTCTCTACGCGCGGCATACAGCTCCGCGCGGGCCGCGTACGTCGCGCCGCAGCGCGATGCAGCTGCTGGGCCGCAGGCTGGGCGCTGAGGATGCGCCGATGCTCGGGGCGGCTCCTGATTTGCGCGCAGCGATCAATCGCAGATGGGCGGAGCGAGTAGAGGAGCATCGGCTGCTGGAGTCGTCCTGGCGCTCCTATCACGAAGCGTCTGCAGGCTATGCAGCAGCTGTGTTCAAGGCGCTCGGCAGATCGGACCCAGGCTGGGTGCTGCTTCCAGTGAAGTCGTCGGTTGGCATTATCGTCACCGCCATGAACGAGGAGTCGACCATTACACGCGTGCTGCATCAGCTTGGCCGTCTTACGGCGGATGCGCTGTACGTCATTGTGAACGGCTCGACAGACCGTACATTCCAAGCGGCCCGGCAATTTCCGGGAGCTGTCGTGCTGTCGTACCCGGAGCCGCTCGGTCACGATGTCGGCCGTGCCATCGGAGCGAGGCTGGTCGGCACCGACATTATGCTGTTCGTAGACGGTGATATTCCGATTGCGGCAGAACGGCTCGTGCCGTTCATACGGGCCATAGCGACGGGAATGGACGTTGCGCTCAATGACATTACACCTTTCCTCGGTACCTTCAAGCAAAGGGATCAGGTGACGCACATGAAGCAGATGCTCAATTGGTCACTCGGACGGCGTGATCTCGAAGCGAATTCGATGACGGCCATTCCGCATGCGCTCTCGCGTAAGGCAGTCGAGACGATCGGCGCCGAGCTGCTCGCGGTGCCGCCGAAGGCGCAGGCATCCGCGCTGCTGCAGGGACTTGCGGTCGGCGTCGCCGGCAGCGTGAATGTCATCCGACGCAACAAGCGGAGAGCGAACAACAGCGGGCGCATGAATCAAGTGGCGGAGCTCATTATCGGCGATCATGTAGAGGCGCTGAAGCTGGCCGGAGACAGGCTGGGCGAGCGGCTGCGCTACGAGGACTCGATTCGGCGGCGCGATGCTGCAGGAGGTGGAGAGGCATGA
- a CDS encoding glycosyltransferase, whose product MYPKVSIIIPFYNDPYISQALTSAVNQTYPNLEIIVIDDGSTQHTELIEPFRSRVHYIGKSNGGTASALNHGIRITSGDYIAWLSSDDMFYPHKLTAQLQYMLRVQAAICFTSFDYIDQHGRVTQAHAGVRFPGYAAFVRSLMYSNPINGCTVVARRDLLQQAGLFNEALRYTQDYDLWIRIVLCGIPFVYHDLPLTQYRWHNGMGTMRHKPAIEQEIQLVRSTYGHLLDSYARQLGG is encoded by the coding sequence TATCCGAAGGTTTCGATTATTATCCCGTTCTATAACGATCCATATATTTCGCAGGCGCTAACGAGCGCGGTGAACCAGACGTATCCGAATCTGGAGATCATCGTTATTGATGACGGCTCGACGCAGCATACCGAGCTCATCGAGCCGTTCCGCAGCCGTGTTCATTATATTGGCAAATCAAACGGCGGAACGGCGAGCGCATTGAATCACGGCATTCGCATCACTTCGGGCGATTATATCGCTTGGCTAAGCTCGGATGATATGTTCTACCCGCATAAGCTGACGGCACAGCTGCAGTACATGCTTCGTGTGCAGGCGGCGATCTGCTTCACCTCGTTCGATTATATCGACCAGCACGGACGCGTGACTCAGGCGCATGCTGGTGTTCGCTTTCCGGGCTATGCCGCATTCGTGCGCTCGCTCATGTATTCGAATCCGATTAACGGGTGTACCGTTGTCGCCCGCAGAGACTTGCTGCAGCAGGCGGGCTTGTTCAATGAGGCGCTTCGCTACACGCAGGATTACGACCTGTGGATTCGCATCGTACTATGCGGAATACCGTTCGTTTATCATGATTTGCCGCTCACCCAATACCGCTGGCATAACGGCATGGGCACGATGCGGCACAAGCCAGCCATTGAGCAGGAGATTCAGCTCGTACGCTCGACATATGGCCATCTGCTCGACTCGTATGCACGTCAATTGGGCGGCTAG
- a CDS encoding diguanylate cyclase domain-containing protein: MSLPLRSQADTSLSITNYASTRKNKWTALIVCALLSLSVGALLPFAKLAGPEIQPFLPLFISAVLVFELITAYLVYSEFLVTRAAPLVVLGSAYLFTGLITVPHLLVFPGVFSSSGLLGATSQSATWLWVFWHGGYPLFTIAYIFAEKQLSRVRLSSKQAELALVGAVGGVLVIVAALTLTALYATDYLPVIIMKGNFNILITSGVGPLVWLLNAAALVLLVATFRGRTILQLWLTVAMLASLLDVTLTLFSGSRYSIGWYAARMNSLLSAGFVLSTLLFEIRSLYERIVQQERIFRTVFEFAAVGIARLDLSGRPIETNVAFQQMTGYSEDALKKKPLTELILAEDHRKDEQQWQELLSGELQNYSVEKRFLHQEGRIVWGNSILSIVRGLDDKPEFLIGMVEDITKRKQYEEQMAYQAYHDALTGLPNRVMFTDRLNMALIHAKRNSERLAVCFLDLDGFKQVNDTLGHDVGDELLKQVATRLKSVTRAGDTVARMGGDEFTIILPELLDKNDALTVIHKILPLFANPFEIGGTSVTVTTSIGLSLYPYHGNDVQTLMKNADIAMYRAKEAGKNRFVVYAEQQ; the protein is encoded by the coding sequence ATGTCTCTTCCGCTACGCAGTCAAGCCGATACCAGTCTCAGTATTACCAACTATGCCTCGACTCGTAAAAATAAATGGACCGCTCTCATCGTCTGCGCCCTGCTCAGCCTATCAGTAGGCGCTCTGCTGCCATTCGCCAAGCTGGCAGGTCCTGAAATTCAGCCGTTCCTGCCGCTGTTCATCTCAGCGGTGCTCGTCTTCGAGCTCATTACGGCGTATCTGGTGTACAGCGAATTCTTAGTCACCCGCGCAGCTCCGCTCGTCGTGCTCGGCTCTGCCTACTTGTTCACCGGATTGATCACAGTGCCTCATCTGCTCGTATTCCCAGGTGTGTTCTCCTCGAGCGGTCTGTTAGGGGCGACGTCTCAATCTGCGACGTGGCTATGGGTGTTCTGGCACGGCGGCTACCCGTTATTTACGATCGCTTACATATTCGCAGAGAAGCAGCTAAGCCGCGTTCGGCTCAGCTCGAAGCAAGCGGAGCTCGCGCTTGTCGGGGCAGTCGGCGGCGTGCTCGTCATCGTCGCAGCGCTGACGCTGACTGCCCTATACGCGACGGACTATTTGCCCGTCATCATCATGAAGGGCAACTTCAACATCTTGATTACATCCGGCGTCGGACCGCTCGTCTGGCTGCTGAACGCAGCAGCGCTTGTACTGCTCGTCGCCACGTTCCGTGGCAGGACGATTCTACAGCTGTGGCTGACCGTAGCCATGCTCGCTTCCCTGCTCGATGTGACGCTTACGCTATTCTCGGGAAGCCGCTACAGCATCGGCTGGTACGCGGCAAGAATGAACAGCCTGCTCTCAGCCGGGTTCGTGCTCTCCACGCTGCTGTTCGAGATCCGCTCGCTGTATGAACGGATTGTGCAGCAGGAGCGCATCTTCCGAACCGTATTCGAATTCGCCGCAGTCGGCATTGCCCGCCTCGATCTGTCAGGTCGTCCGATCGAAACGAACGTCGCCTTCCAGCAGATGACCGGCTATAGCGAGGATGCGCTTAAGAAGAAGCCGCTCACGGAGCTGATACTGGCCGAGGATCACCGCAAGGATGAGCAGCAATGGCAGGAGCTGCTGAGCGGCGAGCTGCAGAACTACTCGGTCGAGAAGCGCTTCCTGCATCAGGAAGGCCGCATCGTGTGGGGCAATTCGATCCTATCCATCGTTCGCGGACTGGACGATAAGCCGGAATTTCTGATCGGAATGGTCGAGGATATTACGAAGCGCAAGCAATATGAGGAGCAGATGGCGTACCAGGCGTACCACGATGCGCTCACCGGACTGCCGAATCGGGTCATGTTCACTGACCGCCTTAATATGGCCCTTATTCATGCGAAGCGCAACAGCGAACGGCTAGCGGTCTGCTTCCTCGATCTGGACGGCTTCAAGCAGGTGAACGATACTCTTGGTCACGATGTCGGGGATGAGCTGCTGAAGCAGGTCGCGACGCGACTGAAGAGCGTGACTCGTGCTGGCGATACAGTGGCCCGGATGGGCGGGGATGAGTTCACGATTATATTGCCCGAGCTGCTGGATAAGAACGATGCCTTGACCGTCATTCACAAAATATTGCCACTCTTCGCCAATCCGTTCGAAATCGGCGGCACGTCCGTGACCGTAACCACGAGCATCGGGCTCAGCCTGTATCCGTACCACGGCAACGATGTGCAGACCTTGATGAAGAACGCCGATATTGCGATGTACCGGGCGAAGGAAGCTGGCAAAAATCGATTCGTCGTCTATGCCGAGCAGCAATAG
- a CDS encoding glycosyltransferase, protein MERCSAFICSVKRKRPRRHGSAARVSIIIPVMNERRTLAAVLREAKKVSPHEIIVVANGSTDGSGSLAESLGARVISIAEPLGHDVGRSVGARHATGDVLLFLDGDMVIAARKLKPFIRAVQSGCDVALNRYLGPIGAKRTHPVVLAKHALNAALKRPDLAGASMTTVPHAISRRALMTIGAEALTVPPKAQVLAILSGLKVRAVHLVGVGKLNKARNRPKSSEGMDVLGSLIVGDHLEAMRVLIQTAGERGGHTDLTRNRDAAR, encoded by the coding sequence ATGGAACGTTGCAGTGCGTTCATATGCTCGGTCAAGCGCAAGCGTCCGCGCCGGCATGGGTCGGCCGCTCGCGTCTCCATCATCATTCCTGTGATGAACGAGCGTCGTACGCTTGCGGCTGTGCTGAGAGAGGCGAAGAAGGTGTCGCCTCATGAAATTATCGTCGTGGCGAACGGCTCGACGGACGGATCGGGCTCATTAGCCGAGTCGCTAGGAGCCCGAGTTATTTCAATTGCCGAGCCGCTCGGTCACGACGTCGGACGAAGCGTCGGGGCGCGTCATGCGACGGGCGATGTGCTGCTGTTTCTCGACGGTGATATGGTCATTGCTGCGCGGAAGCTTAAGCCGTTCATCCGTGCGGTACAGAGCGGCTGCGACGTAGCACTGAACCGATATTTAGGTCCCATAGGGGCGAAGCGTACCCATCCGGTCGTTCTAGCGAAGCATGCACTTAATGCGGCGCTGAAGCGGCCGGACCTCGCTGGAGCGTCGATGACGACGGTACCGCATGCGATCAGCAGGCGGGCGCTCATGACGATCGGCGCGGAAGCGCTCACGGTGCCGCCGAAGGCGCAGGTGCTTGCGATCTTAAGCGGCTTGAAGGTGAGAGCCGTTCATCTGGTCGGCGTCGGCAAGCTGAACAAGGCCCGCAACCGCCCGAAGTCGAGCGAAGGGATGGACGTTCTCGGCTCGCTTATCGTAGGGGACCATTTGGAGGCGATGCGTGTGCTCATTCAGACAGCCGGGGAGCGGGGAGGGCATACCGATTTAACACGAAACCGCGATGCAGCGAGGTGA
- a CDS encoding glycosyltransferase family 2 protein — protein MTQVSIIIPNYNGAHVLEPCLRSIRTHVRVPHEIIVVDNGSKDASLDISRKLGVTVASLPDNRGFPAACNIGLRLATGSTLLLLNNDTLMTPRALEHMLDCLHSSAHIGIVGPMCNYASGKQQLEEPFTNVDDMAARLNVKDPGKWREVERIVGICFLFRRELYERIGLMDEVFSPGHYEDDDYCYRARQAGYRLMLAGDAFVFHHGSASFNREAAERVQQLLATNRARFIEKWGVDPHTFI, from the coding sequence ATGACGCAGGTCAGCATCATTATTCCGAATTACAACGGTGCACATGTGCTGGAGCCGTGTCTGCGATCAATCCGGACTCACGTCCGTGTACCGCATGAGATCATCGTCGTCGACAACGGCTCGAAGGATGCGTCGCTTGACATAAGTCGGAAGCTTGGCGTTACCGTCGCCTCGCTTCCGGATAATCGCGGCTTCCCGGCGGCCTGCAATATCGGACTGCGGCTGGCGACTGGCAGTACCCTTCTGCTGCTCAACAACGACACGCTCATGACGCCGAGGGCGCTTGAGCATATGCTCGATTGCTTGCACAGCAGCGCACATATTGGCATCGTTGGGCCGATGTGCAACTATGCGAGCGGCAAGCAGCAGCTGGAGGAGCCTTTTACGAATGTGGACGATATGGCGGCTCGGCTGAATGTGAAGGATCCCGGCAAATGGCGAGAGGTGGAGCGGATCGTCGGCATCTGCTTCCTGTTCCGGAGAGAGCTGTACGAGCGGATCGGGCTCATGGACGAAGTGTTCTCGCCCGGCCATTATGAGGACGACGATTATTGCTATCGCGCCCGGCAGGCAGGCTATCGGCTCATGCTGGCCGGTGACGCCTTCGTCTTCCATCACGGGAGCGCCAGCTTTAATCGCGAGGCTGCGGAGCGGGTGCAGCAGCTGCTCGCGACGAATCGGGCGCGGTTTATCGAGAAGTGGGGCGTCGATCCGCATACTTTTATATAA